One Apodemus sylvaticus chromosome 23, mApoSyl1.1, whole genome shotgun sequence genomic window carries:
- the LOC127673689 gene encoding 60S ribosomal protein L29-like, with amino-acid sequence MGQGQQEGRADNPEGCIYLVRVVYAYTFTLVYATTINNSCKWHRNGIKKPWSKRYKSLKGDDPKFLRNMRFSKKHSRKDLKKMQANNAKAVSARGEAVKALVKPKAVKPKMTKGPSRKLSRLAFITHPKLGKWIRSYMAKGRRLCQPKPRVQTKATALAWAP; translated from the coding sequence ATGGGGCAAGGACAGCAGGAAGGAAGAGCAGATAACCCAGAAGGTTGTATTTATTTAGTTCGGGTTGTATATGCTTATACATTCACGTTAGTGTATGCAACAACAATTAACAATTCCTgcaaatggcacagaaatggcatcaagaaaccCTGGTCCAAAAGATACAAATCTCTTAAGGGGGATGaccccaagttcctgaggaacatgCGCTTTTCCAAGAAGCACAGTAGGAAAGAcctgaagaagatgcaggccaacaatgcaaaggcagtgagtgcGCGCGGAGAGGCCGTCAAGGCCCTTGTGAAGCCTAAGGCTGTCAAGCCCAAGATGACAAAGGGCCCCAGCCGCAAACTCAGCCGCCTGGCTTTCATCACTCACCCCAAGCTTGGGAAGTGGATTCGAAGCTACATGGCCAAGGGGCGTAGACTCTGCCAACCAAAGCCCAGAGTTCAAACCAAGGCCACAGCTCTAGCTTGGGCTCCCTAA